The following are encoded in a window of Pseudomonas sp. JQ170C genomic DNA:
- the hglS gene encoding 2-oxoadipate dioxygenase/decarboxylase HglS, protein MPAQDFVSPDSIRAQFSAAMSLMYKQEVPLYGTLLALVSEINQQVMTQQPEVAQALRWTGEIERLDQERHGAIRVGTAEELATIARLFAVMGMQPVGYYDLSSAGVPVHSTAFRAVHEQSLHISPFRVFTSLLRLELIDNPALRELSREILAKRQIFTPRALELIQQFEREGGLNADDARTFVDEALHTFRWHHDATVTAEQYQQLHDQHRLIADVVAFKGPHINHLTPRTLDIDAIQLGMPAKGIPPKAVIEGPPPRRCPILLRQTSFKALQEKVAFSDQQGAAGGSHTARFGEIEQRGAALTPKGRQLYDQLLDAAREALGGVPAEANAERYMNLLKECFKAFPDDLAQMREQGLAYFRYFATERGMAARGDSGRPTSLDGLIDAGHVHFEALVYEDFLPVSAAGIFQSNLGDDVQSEYGSNANRDAFELALGKAVQDELALYAQSEQRSLQACAQALGLSGF, encoded by the coding sequence ATGCCCGCTCAAGATTTCGTCAGCCCGGACAGCATTCGCGCGCAGTTCTCGGCCGCCATGTCGCTCATGTACAAGCAAGAGGTGCCGCTGTACGGCACGCTACTGGCACTGGTGAGCGAGATCAATCAGCAGGTGATGACCCAGCAACCGGAGGTTGCCCAGGCCCTGCGCTGGACCGGCGAGATTGAGCGCCTGGACCAGGAGCGCCACGGCGCCATCCGGGTAGGCACGGCCGAAGAGCTGGCCACCATCGCCCGCCTGTTTGCCGTCATGGGCATGCAGCCAGTGGGGTACTACGACCTCAGCTCGGCCGGCGTGCCGGTGCATTCCACGGCGTTTCGCGCGGTACACGAACAGTCGCTGCACATCAGCCCGTTCCGGGTATTCACCTCGCTGCTGCGCCTGGAGCTGATCGACAACCCGGCCTTGCGAGAACTGTCCCGCGAGATCCTCGCCAAGCGGCAGATCTTCACCCCGCGAGCGCTGGAGCTGATCCAGCAATTCGAGCGTGAAGGTGGCCTGAACGCCGATGATGCCCGCACCTTTGTCGATGAAGCCCTGCACACTTTCCGCTGGCACCACGACGCCACCGTGACCGCCGAGCAGTACCAGCAACTGCACGACCAGCACCGCCTGATTGCCGACGTGGTGGCCTTCAAGGGCCCGCACATCAACCACCTGACTCCCCGCACCCTGGACATCGACGCCATCCAGCTGGGCATGCCGGCCAAGGGTATTCCCCCCAAGGCCGTGATCGAAGGCCCGCCGCCCCGCCGCTGCCCGATCCTTCTGCGTCAGACCAGCTTCAAGGCCCTGCAGGAAAAAGTCGCGTTCAGTGACCAGCAAGGAGCTGCCGGCGGCAGCCACACCGCGCGTTTCGGCGAGATCGAACAACGCGGTGCCGCCCTCACCCCCAAAGGCCGCCAGCTGTACGACCAACTGCTCGATGCCGCCCGCGAGGCCCTGGGCGGCGTGCCGGCCGAGGCCAATGCCGAGCGCTACATGAACCTGCTCAAGGAGTGCTTCAAGGCCTTCCCGGATGACCTGGCGCAGATGCGCGAGCAAGGTTTGGCGTACTTCCGCTACTTCGCGACCGAGCGCGGCATGGCGGCGCGCGGCGATAGCGGTCGCCCGACTTCACTGGATGGCCTGATCGACGCCGGGCATGTCCATTTTGAAGCGCTGGTGTACGAGGACTTTTTGCCGGTCAGTGCGGCGGGGATCTTCCAGTCCAACCTGGGTGACGACGTCCAGAGCGAGTACGGCAGCAACGCCAACCGCGATGCCTTTGAACTGGCGCTGGGCAAGGCGGTGCAGGATGAGCTGGCGTTGTATGCACAGAGTGAGCAGCGGTCGCTGCAGGCGTGTGCACAGGCGTTGGGGTTGAGCGGTTTTTGA
- a CDS encoding LysR substrate-binding domain-containing protein, translating into MSRRLPPLYALRAFEAAARHSSFTRAGDELSITQSAVSRHIRTLEEHFACRLFVRNGRSLQLSEAARLLLPGVREGFAALERACNTLRSEDDILRMKAPSTLTMRWLLARLSRFRHLQPGNEVQLTSAWMDVDHVDFNHEPFDCAVLLGDGHFPPDWEVARLFSELLIPVGAPELLDEGPWDVRRLAGVELLHPTPDKRDWRAWLARMGLTDKVSLRGGQVFDTLELGMIAAARGYGVSMGDLLMVAEDVAQGRLSLPWPTAVASGLDYYLVWPKTRPGGERLRRLSDFLQGEADAMDLPKVVML; encoded by the coding sequence ATGTCTCGTCGTTTACCGCCCCTGTATGCCTTGCGGGCTTTTGAAGCCGCTGCCCGGCACAGCTCGTTCACCCGTGCCGGGGATGAGTTATCGATTACCCAAAGTGCGGTCAGCCGGCATATCCGCACCCTCGAAGAGCACTTCGCCTGCCGCTTGTTTGTGCGCAATGGCCGCAGCCTGCAGTTGAGTGAAGCCGCGCGGTTGCTGCTGCCGGGTGTTCGCGAGGGGTTCGCCGCGCTGGAACGGGCCTGCAACACCCTGCGCAGCGAGGACGACATCCTGCGCATGAAAGCCCCCTCGACTTTGACCATGCGCTGGTTGCTGGCCCGGCTCAGTCGCTTTCGTCACCTGCAGCCGGGTAACGAGGTGCAGCTCACCAGCGCCTGGATGGACGTCGACCATGTGGACTTCAACCATGAGCCCTTCGATTGCGCCGTGTTGCTGGGCGATGGTCACTTTCCACCGGACTGGGAAGTGGCCCGGCTGTTTTCCGAGCTGCTGATACCGGTGGGCGCGCCTGAATTGCTCGATGAAGGCCCGTGGGATGTCCGGCGCCTGGCAGGTGTCGAGCTGCTGCATCCGACCCCGGACAAACGCGACTGGCGCGCATGGCTGGCGCGCATGGGGCTGACCGACAAGGTCTCGCTCAGGGGCGGGCAGGTGTTCGATACGCTGGAGCTGGGCATGATTGCCGCTGCACGGGGCTATGGGGTGTCGATGGGGGATCTGCTGATGGTCGCCGAGGACGTCGCCCAGGGGCGCTTGAGCCTGCCGTGGCCGACGGCGGTGGCCAGCGGCCTGGACTACTACCTGGTGTGGCCGAAAACCCGGCCGGGCGGGGAGCGCTTGCGGCGCTTGAGCGACTTCTTGCAGGGCGAGGCGGATGCCATGGACTTGCCGAAGGTGGTGATGCTGTGA